Proteins from one Amycolatopsis benzoatilytica AK 16/65 genomic window:
- a CDS encoding dihydrolipoamide acetyltransferase family protein, which translates to MAVFKLPDLGEGLTEAEIVAWHVRVGDTVTIDQTVVEVETAKASVEVPVPFAGRVSTLHGAAGEVLSVGSPLITVDDAADFVEPGVVTPEGSGNVLIGYGTGKAHTRRTRRPRGSKAPVSPPPSVSDRIRVVSPLVRRLARESGVDLRALTGTGTGGIVSRADVERAIAATVAPSASSPDEQRIPLRGLRKTVADKLSRSRREIPEATVWVDVDATGLLELRHALNADPHRPKISLLALLGRFAVAGLRRFPELNAHLDGDEIVIPSSVHLGFAAQTDRGLVVPVVQNAHEHTLEDLSAALAERTEQARGGRLAPADLTGGTFTVNNYGVFGVDGSAAIINYPEVAILGVGRIIDRPWIVDGQAAARKITELTLAFDHRVCDGATAGGFLRFVADCIENPVRLLRNL; encoded by the coding sequence ATGGCCGTCTTCAAGCTGCCCGACCTCGGCGAAGGACTGACCGAGGCGGAGATCGTCGCATGGCACGTCCGGGTCGGCGACACCGTCACGATCGACCAGACCGTGGTGGAGGTCGAAACCGCCAAGGCGAGCGTCGAGGTGCCGGTTCCGTTCGCGGGCCGGGTCTCGACGCTGCACGGGGCGGCGGGCGAGGTGCTGTCCGTCGGCAGCCCGCTGATCACGGTGGACGATGCCGCGGACTTCGTCGAACCCGGCGTGGTCACGCCGGAAGGCAGCGGGAACGTCCTCATCGGATACGGCACCGGCAAGGCCCACACCCGGCGGACCCGGCGGCCACGAGGCAGCAAGGCGCCTGTCTCGCCGCCGCCGTCGGTTTCGGACCGGATCCGGGTCGTCTCGCCGCTCGTGCGCCGCCTCGCCCGCGAGTCCGGAGTGGACCTGCGTGCGCTCACCGGGACCGGAACCGGCGGAATCGTGAGCCGCGCCGACGTGGAACGCGCGATCGCCGCGACCGTCGCCCCTTCGGCCAGTTCGCCGGACGAGCAGCGGATCCCGTTGCGGGGCCTGCGCAAAACCGTCGCGGACAAGCTCAGCCGGTCCCGCCGGGAGATCCCGGAGGCAACGGTCTGGGTGGATGTCGACGCGACCGGTTTGCTGGAACTGCGGCACGCGCTCAATGCCGATCCGCACCGCCCGAAGATCAGCCTGCTCGCGCTCCTCGGCCGGTTCGCGGTCGCCGGCCTGCGCCGGTTCCCCGAGTTGAACGCCCACTTGGACGGCGACGAGATCGTCATTCCGTCCTCGGTCCACTTGGGATTCGCCGCGCAGACCGACCGCGGCCTGGTCGTCCCGGTAGTCCAGAACGCGCACGAACACACCCTGGAAGATCTCTCGGCCGCGCTCGCCGAACGCACCGAGCAGGCGCGCGGCGGACGGCTCGCACCCGCCGACTTGACCGGCGGCACCTTCACCGTGAACAACTACGGCGTGTTCGGAGTGGACGGTTCCGCCGCGATCATCAACTACCCGGAGGTGGCGATCCTGGGCGTCGGCCGGATCATCGACCGGCCGTGGATCGTGGACGGCCAGGCCGCCGCGCGCAAGATCACCGAGCTGACCCTGGCGTTCGACCACCGGGTGTGCGACGGCGCCACAGCGGGCGGATTCCTCCGCTTCGTCGCCGACTGCATCGAGAATCCGGTGCGGCTGCTGCGAAACCTGTGA
- a CDS encoding AlkA N-terminal domain-containing protein: protein MYQETERCVRAVQSKDDRFDGWFFTAVLTTRIYCRPSCPVVPPKVENMRFYPSAAAAQAAGFRACKRCRPDASPGSPLWNERADVVARAMRLIGDGVVDREGVQGLAARLGYSVRQVERQVQAELGAGPLALARAQRAETARLLIETTTMAMSDIAHAAGFSSIRTFNETVRAVFALTPSELRSRVRGGKRTSSPGVLTLRLPFRQPLCPDNLFGHLIATAVPGVEEWRDGAYRRTLRLPHGHGVVALRPEPDHVACRLSLADLRDLSAAISRCRWLLDLDADPVAVDEQLAADPTLAPLVAAAPGRRVPRTTDAAEFAVRAVLGQQVSTAAARTHAARLVLAHGTPIEDREGGLTHLFPSPEALAQLDPETLAMPKTRRSTLLGLVAALVAGQVDLTVGGDWVEARAQLAALPGFGPWTVESIAMRALGDPDAFVATDLGVKIASEQLGLPTSPAALIAHAGRWRPWRAYAVQHLWATGDHPINRIPAASA, encoded by the coding sequence GTGTACCAAGAAACCGAACGCTGCGTGCGCGCGGTGCAATCGAAAGACGACCGGTTCGACGGGTGGTTCTTCACCGCGGTGCTGACCACGCGGATCTACTGCCGGCCCAGCTGTCCGGTGGTGCCGCCCAAGGTCGAGAACATGCGCTTCTACCCGAGCGCGGCCGCCGCGCAGGCGGCCGGTTTCCGGGCGTGCAAACGATGCCGGCCGGACGCGTCGCCGGGTTCGCCGCTGTGGAACGAACGCGCCGACGTCGTGGCACGAGCGATGCGGCTGATCGGCGACGGAGTGGTCGATCGGGAGGGCGTGCAGGGGCTGGCCGCGCGGCTCGGGTACAGCGTGCGGCAGGTGGAGCGTCAGGTGCAGGCGGAGCTGGGTGCCGGGCCGCTCGCGCTCGCCCGGGCGCAGCGGGCCGAAACAGCGCGGCTGCTGATCGAAACCACGACGATGGCGATGAGCGACATCGCTCATGCGGCAGGGTTTTCGAGCATCCGGACGTTCAACGAGACCGTGCGCGCGGTCTTCGCGCTGACGCCGAGCGAACTCCGGTCGCGCGTCCGCGGCGGCAAACGGACCAGCTCGCCCGGCGTGCTGACGCTGCGGCTCCCGTTCCGGCAGCCGTTATGTCCGGACAACCTGTTCGGCCACCTGATCGCGACCGCGGTGCCAGGCGTCGAGGAATGGCGGGACGGCGCCTACCGGCGCACCCTGCGGCTGCCGCACGGCCACGGCGTCGTGGCGCTGCGTCCTGAACCGGATCACGTCGCCTGCCGGCTGAGCCTCGCCGACCTGCGCGACCTGTCCGCCGCGATCAGTCGCTGCCGGTGGCTGCTGGACCTGGACGCCGACCCCGTCGCGGTCGACGAACAGCTCGCCGCCGACCCGACCCTCGCGCCGCTCGTCGCCGCCGCCCCTGGCCGCCGGGTCCCGCGCACGACCGACGCCGCCGAGTTCGCGGTACGAGCGGTCCTCGGCCAGCAGGTCTCGACCGCCGCCGCCCGCACTCACGCCGCTCGGCTCGTGCTCGCGCACGGCACGCCGATCGAGGACCGCGAAGGCGGGCTGACCCACCTCTTCCCGTCGCCGGAAGCGTTGGCGCAGCTGGATCCGGAAACGCTGGCCATGCCGAAGACCCGCCGCTCGACCCTGCTGGGCCTGGTCGCCGCTCTGGTCGCGGGCCAGGTCGATCTGACGGTCGGCGGCGATTGGGTCGAGGCCCGGGCGCAACTGGCCGCGCTGCCCGGGTTCGGGCCGTGGACGGTGGAATCGATCGCGATGCGCGCGCTCGGCGACCCGGACGCTTTCGTCGCGACCGATCTGGGGGTGAAGATCGCCTCCGAGCAACTCGGCCTGCCGACCAGCCCCGCCGCTCTGATCGCGCACGCGGGTCGGTGGCGGCCGTGGCGCGCCTACGCCGTGCAGCACCTGTGGGCGACTGGGGACCACCCGATCAACCGGATCCCGGCGGCGTCGGCATGA
- a CDS encoding class I SAM-dependent methyltransferase, which translates to MMTPAEEFLRDFHDRNPAAASELAERGTVDGRTVYEVFADQVGRARQVLDLGCGDGALLSVLAGRGAEKLAGIDLSGKQVEAARGRTGLAEADLRPGRAQELPFEDDSYDAVVSFMALMLMSDIEQVIAETVRVLRPRGVFAIGVGGGGTGALEVFPKVARPLFAVVAETRQVPASGDPRSRTREGLDGLLGPAGFAPVEWHEMTVDLSGPPDEVWQTCQDTYYQVEALDENQLKGLQTAFKVATRPLVADDGTLAAGARINVATTRLAEA; encoded by the coding sequence ATGATGACGCCCGCCGAAGAGTTCTTGCGCGATTTCCACGACCGGAACCCGGCAGCCGCGTCCGAACTGGCCGAGCGCGGCACCGTCGACGGGCGCACGGTGTACGAGGTGTTCGCCGACCAGGTGGGCCGGGCTCGGCAGGTGCTCGACCTCGGCTGCGGTGACGGCGCGCTGCTCTCGGTTCTCGCTGGTCGCGGTGCGGAGAAGCTGGCGGGCATCGACCTGTCCGGCAAACAGGTCGAGGCAGCGCGCGGCCGGACCGGCCTCGCCGAGGCAGACCTGCGCCCCGGTCGCGCGCAAGAACTGCCCTTCGAAGACGACAGCTATGACGCGGTCGTGTCATTCATGGCGCTGATGCTGATGTCCGACATCGAACAGGTCATCGCGGAGACCGTACGGGTGCTCCGGCCGCGAGGGGTGTTCGCGATCGGCGTGGGCGGCGGCGGGACGGGCGCGCTCGAGGTGTTCCCGAAGGTCGCGCGGCCGCTGTTCGCGGTGGTGGCGGAGACGCGCCAGGTGCCTGCCTCGGGCGACCCGCGCAGCCGCACCCGGGAAGGGCTCGACGGGCTGCTCGGCCCGGCCGGGTTCGCGCCGGTCGAGTGGCACGAGATGACGGTGGACCTGTCCGGTCCGCCGGACGAGGTGTGGCAGACCTGCCAGGACACCTACTACCAGGTCGAGGCGCTGGACGAGAACCAGCTGAAAGGCCTGCAGACGGCGTTCAAGGTGGCGACCCGGCCGCTGGTCGCGGACGACGGGACGCTCGCCGCGGGCGCCCGGATCAACGTCGCGACGACGCGGCTGGCCGAGGCCTGA
- a CDS encoding anti-sigma factor family protein, with protein MNTADEHVDLAGYLSGQLASGERRDIEAHLAECERCRAEAASLREVQSFLGELPPEALLEGPPVGADGVVQRTVDRIRAESHAQFDRGRMLALAAAAVVVLAALGIGVLVGRSTSGTAVAVPPSPVMSSPAPVPGSKVLTGADASGRTRLIASIVPAAGWVRVNASVSGIPAGEKCLLVVLGKKGERQVAGGWLVSEQAAKDGASLYGSAVVDPAEVSAIVIENTAGHRFVEADS; from the coding sequence ATGAACACTGCCGACGAGCACGTCGACCTGGCGGGATACCTGTCCGGTCAGCTCGCGTCGGGCGAACGGCGCGACATCGAGGCACACCTGGCCGAGTGCGAACGGTGCCGGGCGGAGGCGGCCTCGCTGCGGGAGGTGCAGAGCTTCCTCGGCGAGCTGCCGCCGGAAGCGCTGCTGGAAGGTCCGCCGGTCGGCGCGGACGGAGTCGTGCAGCGGACGGTGGACCGGATCCGCGCGGAGTCCCACGCCCAGTTCGACCGCGGCCGGATGCTCGCGCTCGCCGCGGCGGCGGTAGTGGTGCTCGCGGCGCTCGGGATCGGAGTGCTGGTGGGGCGCAGCACTTCTGGGACCGCGGTCGCGGTGCCGCCCTCGCCGGTCATGTCCAGTCCGGCTCCTGTCCCCGGCTCGAAGGTCCTCACCGGCGCGGACGCGAGCGGACGGACCCGGCTGATCGCCAGCATCGTGCCCGCGGCCGGCTGGGTGCGGGTGAACGCTTCCGTCTCCGGGATCCCGGCGGGGGAGAAGTGCCTGCTGGTGGTCCTCGGGAAGAAGGGCGAACGCCAGGTCGCGGGCGGCTGGCTGGTCTCCGAGCAAGCCGCGAAGGACGGCGCGAGCCTGTACGGCTCGGCGGTGGTGGACCCGGCGGAGGTGTCGGCGATCGTCATCGAGAACACGGCTGGACACCGGTTCGTCGAGGCGGATTCGTGA
- a CDS encoding DUF3800 domain-containing protein, which produces MRPPTIACDESGAEGVNLIGANTAVFAHAAVRLEPEEAAACVARLRELIGSPAREYKANHLLRAKHRDALEWLLTEPLADAASVLLVDKALFLAGKVVDLLVDLTPYPECLRRRPDERARTLHRDGPARHGARRWADFLRSFTGLLHTSNRRLPVTTPDEFFAQTDVLGDLTHARGPLTGLRDQLLADPALVPPLDPLMPALADTIAFWRPENVIHDEQPSLTPARLAHLLEPVPPLRFVDSRSEPRVQVADFLAGVARRLTEQTLHGEGDPELVKLLRPYVLPASIWIGEPAD; this is translated from the coding sequence GTGCGGCCGCCGACGATCGCGTGCGACGAGTCCGGCGCGGAAGGCGTCAATCTGATCGGCGCGAATACCGCGGTGTTCGCGCACGCCGCTGTCCGGCTCGAACCGGAGGAAGCCGCGGCATGCGTCGCGCGGCTGCGGGAGCTCATCGGTTCGCCGGCGCGCGAGTACAAGGCCAACCATCTGTTGCGCGCAAAACATCGCGACGCGCTGGAATGGCTGCTCACCGAACCGCTCGCGGACGCGGCCAGTGTGCTGCTTGTCGACAAAGCACTTTTCCTCGCGGGGAAGGTAGTCGACCTGCTGGTCGACCTCACCCCGTATCCGGAGTGCCTCCGCCGCCGCCCGGATGAGCGCGCCCGTACGCTGCACCGCGACGGTCCCGCGCGGCACGGTGCACGACGTTGGGCGGACTTCCTCCGTTCTTTCACCGGGCTGCTGCACACGTCGAACCGCCGGCTTCCGGTGACCACCCCCGACGAGTTCTTCGCGCAGACCGACGTCCTGGGCGACCTGACGCACGCCCGTGGACCTCTCACCGGCTTGCGGGACCAGTTGCTCGCCGACCCTGCCCTGGTCCCGCCGCTCGACCCGCTGATGCCCGCCCTCGCCGACACGATCGCGTTCTGGCGTCCGGAAAACGTCATTCACGACGAGCAGCCGTCGCTGACCCCGGCCCGGCTCGCGCACCTGCTCGAACCGGTGCCGCCGCTGCGGTTCGTGGACTCGCGGTCGGAGCCGAGGGTGCAGGTCGCCGACTTCCTGGCTGGCGTCGCGCGCAGGCTCACCGAGCAGACTCTGCACGGCGAAGGCGACCCCGAGCTGGTCAAGCTGTTGCGGCCGTATGTTCTTCCCGCGTCGATCTGGATCGGCGAACCAGCGGACTGA
- a CDS encoding FGGY family carbohydrate kinase, with amino-acid sequence MVVAQIVLGSGHASKVANSWYPGGLDDAALLGIDVGTTAVKVAAFALDDQELWAHSEPCPISLPHPGWAEQDPEDWWQAMETALRTVLSGLPAGAVRAAGIVRRVDTHLLVNAALVPLAPAISWPDQRRSPRSGFSPEY; translated from the coding sequence GTGGTAGTCGCGCAGATAGTTCTCGGCAGCGGTCATGCTTCGAAGGTAGCGAATTCCTGGTACCCCGGTGGCCTGGACGACGCAGCACTGCTCGGCATCGACGTCGGGACGACCGCGGTGAAAGTCGCCGCGTTCGCACTGGACGACCAGGAACTCTGGGCGCATTCCGAGCCCTGCCCGATCAGCCTGCCGCATCCCGGCTGGGCCGAACAGGACCCGGAAGACTGGTGGCAGGCAATGGAAACCGCGCTGCGAACCGTCCTTTCCGGACTGCCCGCCGGCGCGGTGCGCGCGGCCGGAATCGTCCGCCGGGTCGACACCCATCTGCTGGTCAACGCCGCGCTCGTGCCGCTCGCCCCGGCGATCAGCTGGCCGGACCAGCGGAGGTCGCCGCGGAGCGGATTTTCCCCCGAATACTGA
- a CDS encoding carboxymuconolactone decarboxylase family protein: MTSTEERLPVHQPRLKLAELAPEAYKAMIRLDAATRRGVEPVLLHLVKIRASQINHCAFCIDMHTKDALAAGETVERIVQLSAWEESKHFYTAKETAALELTEAITVLTDGFVPDEVYDRVAPQFDEVELAHLIAAITTINAWNRFAVSTRMVAGEYQPGDH, from the coding sequence ATGACCAGTACCGAAGAACGCCTTCCCGTCCACCAGCCCCGGCTCAAGCTGGCCGAGCTGGCCCCGGAGGCGTACAAGGCGATGATCCGGCTCGACGCGGCGACCCGGCGCGGGGTGGAACCGGTGCTGCTGCACCTCGTCAAGATCCGGGCGTCGCAGATCAACCACTGTGCGTTCTGCATCGACATGCACACGAAGGACGCGCTCGCCGCGGGAGAGACGGTCGAGCGGATCGTGCAGCTCTCGGCATGGGAGGAGTCGAAGCACTTCTACACGGCCAAGGAAACCGCCGCACTGGAGCTGACCGAGGCGATCACCGTGCTCACCGACGGCTTCGTCCCGGACGAGGTCTACGACCGGGTCGCGCCGCAGTTCGACGAGGTCGAGCTGGCGCACCTGATCGCGGCGATCACCACGATCAACGCGTGGAACCGGTTCGCGGTCAGCACGCGGATGGTGGCCGGGGAGTACCAGCCTGGGGACCATTGA
- a CDS encoding PLP-dependent aminotransferase family protein: protein MREEWANSLSEDLHLDLRGPRLRDGLMEALREAIRTGRLAPGAKLPSSRTLGADLGIARNTVAQAYAELVAEGWLTARQGSATRVAPRTETVAAPTPPKPRHRRRIDHDLRPGQPDLSAFPRADWLKAARRALTDAPDEAFGYGGPFGRPELREAVAGYLARTRGVRAHPDQIMICTGASHGLMTIAQVLKQRGVAEIAVESYGLPVHRQHLVKAGLDTPRLPVDADGAVVGHLDDLPDAGAVLLTPSHQFPTGVALHPDRRAAVVDWARRTGGLVLEDDYDGEFRYDRSPVGAVQGLDPEHVVYLGTTSKALAPGLRLGWLVLPPRIARLAAEAKGERDLHLGVVDQLTMAAFIASGSYDRHIRAMRLTYRRRRDQLVAALAEHAPHTRVTGLSAGLQVLVDVPAGEEDAVVQGSAWQGSAWQGLAVYGIGAFRHPDAPADRDALVIGFSTPSASAWSGALAALCRVLP, encoded by the coding sequence GTGCGCGAAGAGTGGGCCAATTCGCTGAGCGAAGACCTTCACCTCGACCTGCGCGGGCCACGGTTGCGCGACGGCCTCATGGAGGCGCTGCGCGAGGCGATCCGCACCGGCCGGCTCGCGCCAGGAGCGAAGCTGCCGTCCAGCCGGACTCTTGGCGCGGACCTTGGCATCGCACGCAACACTGTGGCGCAAGCGTACGCGGAACTTGTCGCCGAAGGCTGGCTCACCGCACGTCAAGGCTCGGCAACCCGAGTCGCCCCGCGCACGGAGACCGTCGCGGCGCCGACGCCGCCGAAGCCGCGGCACCGCCGCCGCATCGACCACGACCTGCGTCCCGGACAGCCGGACCTGTCCGCGTTTCCGCGCGCGGACTGGCTTAAGGCCGCCCGCCGCGCGCTGACCGACGCCCCGGACGAGGCGTTTGGCTACGGCGGTCCGTTCGGCCGTCCTGAACTGCGCGAAGCGGTCGCCGGGTATCTCGCGCGCACCCGCGGCGTCCGCGCGCACCCGGACCAGATCATGATCTGCACTGGCGCGTCGCACGGCTTGATGACCATCGCGCAAGTGCTGAAACAGCGCGGAGTCGCGGAGATCGCGGTGGAGTCCTACGGGCTGCCAGTCCACCGCCAGCATCTCGTCAAAGCCGGTCTCGACACGCCGCGGCTGCCGGTCGACGCGGACGGCGCGGTGGTCGGCCACCTGGACGACTTGCCCGACGCCGGCGCGGTTCTGCTGACCCCGTCGCACCAGTTCCCCACCGGCGTCGCGCTGCACCCGGACCGCCGCGCCGCGGTCGTGGACTGGGCACGCCGCACCGGCGGCCTGGTGTTGGAAGACGATTACGACGGCGAGTTCCGCTACGACCGCAGCCCGGTCGGCGCAGTGCAGGGGCTCGACCCCGAGCACGTCGTTTACCTTGGCACCACGAGCAAAGCACTCGCCCCGGGCCTGCGGCTGGGCTGGCTGGTCCTGCCGCCGCGGATCGCCCGCCTCGCCGCCGAGGCGAAGGGCGAGCGCGATCTGCACCTCGGCGTGGTCGACCAGCTCACGATGGCCGCGTTCATCGCCTCGGGCAGCTACGACCGGCACATCCGCGCGATGCGGCTGACCTACCGGCGCCGCCGGGACCAACTCGTCGCGGCGCTGGCCGAGCACGCGCCGCACACCCGGGTGACTGGGCTGTCCGCCGGACTGCAGGTGCTGGTGGACGTTCCGGCCGGCGAGGAAGACGCCGTGGTGCAGGGGTCCGCGTGGCAGGGGTCCGCGTGGCAGGGGCTCGCGGTTTACGGGATCGGCGCGTTCCGGCATCCCGACGCGCCGGCCGACCGGGACGCACTGGTGATCGGGTTCAGCACCCCGTCCGCGAGCGCGTGGTCCGGCGCGCTCGCCGCGCTGTGCCGGGTCCTGCCCTAA
- a CDS encoding alpha/beta hydrolase family protein, with protein MAGMETLRYGSEPSQFVELHGAPGGRGTAVLLHGGWWRARHDLHQLDPMAADLVSAGWSVANLEYRRIDGDTGGWPQTLDDVLAAIAAVAPSPSLPTVAIGHSAGGHLALLAGKRLGLSGVVALAPITDVPRARAENLGEGAAGLFLTGDDPAASPIRQLPIGCPQLVVQGDADVRVPAPHSRDYVAAAVAAGDEVEYLELPGVDHFRLIDPADEPWKPARGWLDRRFS; from the coding sequence ATGGCCGGTATGGAAACCCTCCGCTATGGCAGCGAGCCCAGCCAGTTCGTCGAACTCCACGGCGCCCCCGGCGGGCGCGGCACCGCCGTCTTGCTGCACGGCGGATGGTGGCGAGCGCGGCACGACCTGCACCAGCTCGACCCGATGGCAGCCGATCTGGTTTCCGCCGGCTGGTCTGTGGCGAACCTGGAATACCGCCGAATCGACGGCGACACCGGCGGCTGGCCGCAGACCTTGGACGACGTGCTGGCCGCGATCGCCGCCGTCGCCCCGTCGCCCTCGCTGCCGACCGTCGCGATCGGACACTCCGCCGGCGGGCATCTGGCCCTGCTGGCCGGAAAACGCCTCGGGCTGTCCGGCGTCGTGGCACTGGCCCCCATCACCGACGTGCCCCGCGCCCGCGCGGAAAACCTGGGAGAGGGCGCCGCCGGCCTGTTCCTGACCGGCGACGACCCGGCGGCGTCCCCGATCCGGCAACTGCCGATCGGGTGCCCGCAGCTCGTGGTGCAGGGCGATGCGGACGTCCGGGTCCCGGCACCGCACAGCCGAGACTACGTGGCCGCGGCAGTGGCGGCCGGGGACGAAGTGGAGTACCTGGAACTGCCCGGCGTGGACCACTTCCGGCTCATCGATCCGGCCGATGAACCGTGGAAACCGGCCCGGGGATGGCTCGACCGCCGGTTCAGCTGA
- a CDS encoding sigma-70 family RNA polymerase sigma factor, translating to MAGFRARHRRAVADEALVRALFEEHGRAMLAYATRLLSDRAAAEDVVQEALVRAWRSPDSLVNGRGSVRGWLLTVVRNLVIDRARAKEARPREVAESASGGPVEADHADQVVDSMVVLAALDGLSAEHREVLEQMYLHGCSVAEAAERLGIPPGTVKSRSYYGLRALREQFRRAEGVAG from the coding sequence ATGGCCGGGTTCAGGGCTCGTCACCGGCGGGCGGTTGCGGACGAAGCGCTGGTTCGCGCGCTGTTCGAGGAGCATGGGCGCGCGATGCTCGCGTACGCCACCCGGCTGCTCAGCGACCGGGCGGCCGCGGAGGACGTAGTGCAGGAGGCGCTCGTCCGCGCGTGGCGCAGTCCGGACAGCCTCGTCAATGGGCGCGGGTCGGTGCGCGGATGGCTGCTGACCGTCGTCCGCAACCTGGTGATCGACCGGGCCCGGGCGAAGGAAGCGCGGCCGCGGGAGGTGGCCGAGTCGGCGTCCGGCGGGCCGGTCGAGGCGGACCACGCCGATCAGGTCGTGGACTCGATGGTCGTGCTGGCCGCCCTGGACGGGCTTTCGGCCGAGCATCGCGAGGTGCTGGAGCAGATGTACCTGCACGGCTGCAGCGTCGCCGAGGCGGCCGAGCGGCTCGGAATTCCCCCGGGAACGGTCAAATCGCGCTCGTACTACGGCTTGCGGGCGTTGCGGGAACAGTTCCGGCGAGCGGAAGGAGTGGCCGGATGA
- a CDS encoding class I SAM-dependent methyltransferase has translation MTAAENYLRDYHDRKPDAMSVLIESGRVTGDGRTSYQVLADRVAPARNVLDLGCGDGALLAVFARNGAEKLAGMDLSEGQLALARKRPELAGADLRHGRAQELPFADAAFEAVVSHMAFMLMDDPETVAAEVARVLVPRGTFAIVVGGPDSTGATRVFLELARPLFREVPEERRATYTKERRTSERSGIDEVLAPAGFAPVSWEPYEIDLTASPETVWTLCCESFYSTDTLDEDQRTRLRSAFLAETERLRTADGRLPAGLSVNLAKTRLLT, from the coding sequence ATGACCGCTGCCGAGAACTATCTGCGCGACTACCACGATCGCAAACCGGACGCGATGTCCGTGCTGATCGAGTCCGGCCGGGTGACCGGAGACGGGCGGACGAGTTACCAGGTGCTCGCGGACCGGGTCGCGCCCGCCCGCAACGTGCTCGACCTCGGCTGCGGGGACGGTGCCCTGCTTGCCGTTTTCGCGCGCAACGGCGCGGAAAAGCTGGCCGGCATGGACCTCTCCGAGGGACAGCTGGCGCTGGCCCGGAAGCGCCCGGAGCTGGCGGGTGCGGATCTTCGGCACGGACGTGCGCAGGAACTGCCGTTCGCCGACGCCGCGTTCGAGGCCGTCGTGTCGCACATGGCCTTCATGCTCATGGACGACCCCGAGACGGTCGCCGCGGAGGTGGCCCGGGTGCTGGTGCCGCGCGGGACGTTCGCCATCGTCGTCGGCGGACCCGATTCGACCGGTGCCACCCGGGTGTTCCTGGAGCTGGCCCGGCCGTTGTTCCGCGAAGTGCCGGAGGAACGCCGGGCGACCTACACGAAGGAGCGGCGCACCTCGGAGCGATCGGGCATCGACGAGGTGCTCGCACCGGCCGGATTCGCGCCGGTTTCCTGGGAGCCGTACGAGATCGACCTGACCGCGTCGCCGGAGACGGTGTGGACGTTGTGCTGCGAATCGTTCTACTCGACCGACACCCTCGACGAGGACCAGCGGACCCGGTTGCGCTCGGCGTTCTTGGCCGAGACCGAGCGGCTGCGCACCGCGGACGGCCGGTTGCCGGCGGGACTCTCCGTGAACCTGGCGAAAACCCGTCTGCTGACCTGA
- a CDS encoding DUF5709 domain-containing protein: MDDDIEDNADTGLLDPEDTLEDGDPYDEGYSPPERPLATRDWGTTAAEEAAGESWAGRLSRELPDVAAGGGDGLGDTDDTDGELLDNEVGDSRAGRLVATNEGFGPDTDAELHATDIGIDGGAASAEEAAMHLVDPRDS, from the coding sequence GTGGACGACGACATCGAAGACAACGCCGACACCGGCCTGCTCGACCCCGAAGACACCCTCGAGGACGGTGATCCGTACGACGAGGGCTACTCGCCGCCGGAACGTCCGCTCGCGACTCGAGACTGGGGCACCACCGCGGCCGAGGAAGCCGCGGGCGAAAGCTGGGCGGGCAGGCTGTCCCGCGAACTCCCCGACGTAGCGGCCGGCGGCGGCGACGGTCTCGGCGACACGGACGACACGGACGGCGAACTGCTCGACAACGAAGTCGGCGACTCGCGCGCTGGCCGTCTAGTGGCCACGAACGAGGGCTTCGGCCCGGACACCGACGCCGAACTGCACGCGACCGACATCGGCATCGACGGCGGCGCGGCCTCCGCGGAGGAAGCCGCCATGCACCTGGTCGACCCGCGGGACTCGTGA